Proteins found in one Zea mays cultivar B73 chromosome 1, Zm-B73-REFERENCE-NAM-5.0, whole genome shotgun sequence genomic segment:
- the LOC103644728 gene encoding protein transport protein SEC31 homolog B: MFEDGDFARTKLLAHLGFEPPQAPPASSTDELSQILADTLNIDHAAVTDNADAQFLIDNGDDFFNNPQPSEASLAEESVSTNGQHIEQEVSGDAVPSDPSIDKSIQHALVVGDYKGAVNQCLASNRMADALVIAHAGGSALWESTRNHYLKNSISPYLKVVSAMVGNDLMSFVSTWPLSSWKETHVHLWTYPLASQHGRRLGVAPDQGGRVQETAGRRGRQKGVEVRVAARETSKMCGVGTLPCPVLRCMHYSSGSGSQQH, from the exons ATGTTCGAGGACGGGGATTTTGCAAGGACAAAATTGCTTGCTCATCTTGGCTTCGAACCACCTCAGGCACCGCCTGCAAGTTCAACTGATGAATTGAGCCAAATATTGGCAGATACACTTAATATTGATCATGCTGCAGTAACCGATAATGCGGATGCCCAGTTTCTTATTGATAATGGGGATGATTTTTTCAACAATCCTCAACCTTCAGAGGCTAGCTTGGCTGAAGAATCAGTTTCTACAAATGGTCAACATATAGAACAGGAAGTTTCTGGAGATGCTGTGCCATCAGATCCATCAATTGACAAAAGCATTCAACATGCGTTGGTGGTTGGAGACTACAAAGGGGCAGTTAACCAGTGTCTTGCTTCTAATCGTATGGCTGATGCTTTGGTTATAGCCCATGCCGGTGGTTCTGCTCTCTGGGAAAGCACAAGAAATCATTATCTCAAGAACAGTATCTCACCCTACTTAAAG GTTGTCTCTGCTATGGTGGGCAATGATTTAATGAGTTTTGTGAGTACCTGGCCACTAAGTTCATGGAAAGAAACTCACGTCCACCTATGGACCTACCCCCTCGCCTCACAGCATGGCCGCCGGCTTGGTGTCGCCCCTGACCAAG GGGGCAGGGTGCAGGAGACAGCGGGGAGGAGAGGGAGACAGAAAGGAGTTGAGGTGAGAGTGGCAGCACGGGAGACGAGCAAGATGTGTGGCGTGGGGACCCTGCCCTGCCCTGTCCTGCGCTGCATGCACTacagcagcggcagcggcagccaGCAGCATTGA